The Sinomicrobium kalidii region GGCATCGGGAGCGGCAGTAATGGAGTACGCTCCATCCATATTTGCCACTGTCCCGGTGGCGGTTCCCTCTACTACTATATTGGCAAAAGGTATAGGTTCACCATCTGCCGTAGTAATTGTACCGGAAACCGTAAGTTCCTGGCCCCATGCACAATTAATACACAGACAGGCCAATAGTACCAATAATAGATTTTCTCTCATCTTATGGTTTTTTAATTTATAGCGATTGATTAATTACGGATCTACATGTGACGTGTTTGCAAACCCGCCGATTCTTTCCGGTTCGAAAGAGGTATCCGTAGTCAGCAAGATTCTGTCGCATCTTGCAAAATATTGTGAACTGTCATAAATCTCCAGGACATTCACCCCCGCATCCAGAGTAAATTCTCCTCCCGATTGCCATTCATACCCCACTTCTCCGTGTGTGCCAAATTCAACAGGGGATACTTCTCCGTTTACGATCATTTTAAATTTTCGTGCTCCCTGTTGTGTATCAAAGTCCCTGGACCTTACCCATAACCTGTACACACCGGGTTCGTCAACCACAACTCCCGTAGTGGCTTTGAGATCAGTAGAATCCCGTGTAGCGTCAAAACCTGTAAATCCTTTCAATACCACGGTGCGATCTATATCTTTTTCCACCTTCCAGTTATTGATATCCGCAAAGTCCTCGGCTTCCATCCACAGGTCTGTCCCATTTGACTGCTGGGGCCCCCGAAGTGAATCCAGATACTGAAGGAACTCAACTTTTCTAACATGATATTGAGACGGGCTTATCTCATAAGCCCGAATGTAATCTACATACATGGCTCCGTCTCCTGTGGCATTTGTTTCAGAAGCTATGGAAGTAATCCACAAGTAGACATCGTGCTGGGGTGCATCACGGATATCTATGGTCTTTAATAATTCCCCGTCAAAAAAGTAGTTAATATAATCCGGGCTATACTCAAAACCATAGGTATGAAAATCCTGTGACAAATCGGAGGTAGCCTCATATGTGCCTTCGCCAATCGACCCCATATAGACCGAAGACCCTCTGAGCGTTGACCAGTCTATGGCCCCGTAGCGAAACTTAGTATTGGGAAAATCGCCATAGTGTTCAAAACAGTCTATTTCTATACGTGCACCCGTACTGTCGGCATATATCGGATCGGGATCATCAAACCCGCTTTTTCCGATGGCCCAGAAAGATTGGTGCCAGCCATACCCGTCATCCAGCTTTGCACTGATCTCATAATAGCCGTAACTACTCGGTTGTTTGGTGATAATTCCTCCTCCGGTGAAAGGTTTGCCCTGGTAATTTTCTTCCTCAAGGAGAATTTTCAGAGTATCGTCATTAACCACCACATTATCCGGCCGCTGACAACTCTGAAATTTGCAGTCCGTACGGTA contains the following coding sequences:
- a CDS encoding family 16 glycosylhydrolase, with product METITNLWYGCIDPYRSIRLKLLLKRVFCSGEKASVYFLMIAVILLAGCEKQSFETSDVITGEDAMTYTATLPGYTLVWEDNFCGKTLDSTRWKYRTDCKFQSCQRPDNVVVNDDTLKILLEEENYQGKPFTGGGIITKQPSSYGYYEISAKLDDGYGWHQSFWAIGKSGFDDPDPIYADSTGARIEIDCFEHYGDFPNTKFRYGAIDWSTLRGSSVYMGSIGEGTYEATSDLSQDFHTYGFEYSPDYINYFFDGELLKTIDIRDAPQHDVYLWITSIASETNATGDGAMYVDYIRAYEISPSQYHVRKVEFLQYLDSLRGPQQSNGTDLWMEAEDFADINNWKVEKDIDRTVVLKGFTGFDATRDSTDLKATTGVVVDEPGVYRLWVRSRDFDTQQGARKFKMIVNGEVSPVEFGTHGEVGYEWQSGGEFTLDAGVNVLEIYDSSQYFARCDRILLTTDTSFEPERIGGFANTSHVDP